A single genomic interval of Pseudochaenichthys georgianus chromosome 3, fPseGeo1.2, whole genome shotgun sequence harbors:
- the rbm26 gene encoding RNA-binding protein 26 isoform X3, with protein sequence MIIENLDALKTWLSETLEPICDADPSALAKYVVALVKKDKSEKELKALCIDQLDVFLQKETQPFVDKLFEAIDNKNYLPQPEPPSTLIKVEKDEQKKDESNREDDREKKVPRRVNHSPPQSSSRYSRDISSRRGDDRKRDDRSRKREYDRVPPRRDSYRDRYNRRRGRSYSRSRSRSWSKDRTRDRERDRIRSRSRSQSRTRSKSRERDSGKLKLDLAPVRPEGGDGYTPAALVPTATTSHFPVPTLSSTITVIAPTHHHSNNTTESWSDFRPGPPVDRVLFNRGPPPQQRKRCRDYDEKGFCMRGDMCPFDHGSDPVVVEDVNLPNMLPFQPPPLPGVDTPPPPGLPPPPPLMNPPPVNLRPPVPPPGSLPPSLPPVAGPPPPLPPLQPSGMDSPPNSMTSSVPTIVTSGMRSSLPQAALPLFLPDNYETDVYNPETDVYNPEAPSITNTSRPMYRHRVNAQRPNLIGLTMGEVDHPPRDKIPNNMRIVMESNARKRPPLSHDGGLPPKKPWFEKPNFNQPNHQGYHNRVPFSANAKLLVRQIPSELNNISKLNEHFSKFGTIVNLQVAFQNDPEGALIQFASPDEAKRAMQSPEAVLNNRFIRVHWYREEGGDGLSHPHQQPQTQPAMQPSATSLKQSVKDRLGPMLNSEPSQDSSVASQNCSKMSVKDRLGFSAQPAAPAEKVFSTSLGLTKTVYNPAALKAAQKNSEEALKKKQEFLLSSQQALRLQQDVRKKKHEILEKHIETQKLLISKVEKNKAIKAEDRANIMETLGMITKSITKLQEEIKGISSSSNPLRTAKSRAQAQKELLDTELDLYNKTQTGQDTALLKIKYTQLQIEAARRGILSPGRGRGVLTRGRGALRARGRGSRGRGRGVHAVVDYRPRALEICGFTEADHVDLLPHFAQFGEIEDCHIDENTLSAVISYRTRGEAEQAALHGVRFNNQTLRLAWHKAVKTLSAAHADEAEQEDDEYPEESLSDDALLQDDDEEEDDNEPRSWRR encoded by the exons ATGATAATTGAAAACCTTGATGCCTTGAAAACATGGCTGTCTGAAACCCTCGAGCCCAT CTGTGATGCAGACCCTTCTGCCCTCGCCAAGTATGTTGTTGCTTTGGTGAAGAAAGACAAAAGTGAAAAGGAACTTAAAGCCCTTTGTATAGACCAGTTGGATGTATTTCTCCAGAAAG AGACACAGCCTTTTGTGGATAAGCTGTTTGAAGCCATTGACAACAAAAACTACCTCCCGCAGCCAGAGCCACCATCCACTCTGATCAAAGTTGAGAAAGACGAGCAGAAAAAAGATGAG TCAAACCGAGAAGATGATCGGGAGAAGAAGGTTCCTCGCCGGGTGAATCACAGCCCACCGCAATCAAGCTCTCGTTACAGCAGGGATATCAG TTCAAGGAGAGGAGATGATCGCAAGAGAGACGACCGTTCCAGGAAGAGGGAATATGACCGCGTCCCACCAAGGAGGGACTCGTACAGAGATCGCTACAATCGCAGAAGAGGCCGCAGTTACAGTCGTAGCCGAAGCCGGAGCTGGAGCAAGGATCGAAcccgagacagagagagagatagaattCGTAGCAGGAGCCGGTCACAGAGCAGAACTCGGTCTAAAAGTAGAG AACGGGATTCGGGAAAGTTGAAGTTAGATCTGGCCCCGGTCCGGCCCGAGGGGGGGGATGGCTACACCCCAGCAGCCCTGGTTCCCACTGCAACCACCTCACACTTCCCCGTGCCAACACTGAGTAGCACCATTACAGTCATTGCCCCCACACATCACCATAGCAACAACACCACTGAAAGCTGGTCGGACTTCCGTCCTGGGCCTCCTGTGGATCGTGTCCTTTTCAACAGGGGCCCACCCCCCCAACAGAGGAAACGCTGCCGGGACTATGATG AAAAGGGCTTCTGCATGAGAGGAGACATGTGTCCTTTTGACCATGGAAGTGACCCAGTGGTAGTGGAGGATGTCAATTTGCCCAATATGCTGCCCTTCCAACCTCCACCACTCCCAGGTGTGGACACCCCACCGCCTCCAGGTCTCCCCCCACCACCCCCTCTCATGAACCCCCCCCCTGTGAACCTGCGGCCCCCCGTGCCCCCACCAGGGTCTCTCCCTCCCAGCCTTCCACCTGTTGCAG gtccacctcctcctcttcctcctctgcaaCCGTCAGGCATGGATTCTCCCCCCAACTCAATGACCAGCTCTGTGCCCACCATCGTCACTTCTGGGATGCGCTCCTCACTCCCCCAAGCCGCCCTGCCACTCTTTCTTCCTG ACAACTATGAAACGGATGTGTACAACCCTGAAACGGATGTGTACAACCCTGAGGCTCCCAGCATCACCAATACCTCCAGGCCGATGTACCGCCATCGGGTCAATGCCCAGAGACCCAACCTGATTGGCCTCACAATGGGCGAGGTGGACCATCCACCCAGAG ACAAGATCCCGAACAACATGAGGATCGTTATGGAGTCTAATGCGAGGAAGAGACCGCCTCTCTCCCACGATGGAGGCCTCCCCCCCAAGAAACCTTGGTTTGAGAA accCAACTTTAACCAACCCAACCACCAGGGCTATCACAACAGAGTCCCATTCTCTGCCAACGCCAAGCTGCTGGTTCGACAAATTCCTTCGGAGCTCAACAACATCAGCAAACTCAATGAACATTTCAGCAAGTTCGGTACCATTGTCAACCTACAG GTGGCCTTCCAGAATGACCCGGAGGGCGCTCTGATCCAGTTTGCCTCTCCAGACGAGGCTAAGCGCGCTATGCAAAGCCCAGAGGCGGTCCTCAACAACCGCTTCATCAGGGTGCACTGGTATCGAGAGGAGGGGGGTGATGGCCTGTCCCACCCCCATCAGCAGCCTCAGACGCAACCAGCCATG CAGCCCTCGGCCACGTCTCTTAAGCAGTCCGTCAAAGATCGCCTCGGCCCCATGCTCAACTCTGAGCCCTCACAAGACTCCAGCGTAGcctctcag AATTGCTCTAAGATGTCAGTGAAAGACCGCCTGGGTTTCTCCGCCCAACCAGCAGCTCCTGCGGAGAAA GTGTTTTCCACATCTTTGGGGCTCACAAAGACGGTATACAATCCTGCTGCCCTGAAGGCGGCACAGAAAAACTCAGAGGAAGCCCTGAAGAAGAAACAG GAATTTTTATTATCTTCACAGCAAGCTCTAAGACTACAGCAGGATGTACGGAAGAAGAAGCACGAAATActggagaaacacattgagACACAGAAG CTCCTGATTTCCAAAGTGGAGAAGAACAAAGCAATAAAGGCAGAGGATAGAGCCAACATCATGGAAACGTTGGGCATGATAACCAAGAGCATCACCAAACTGCAAGAGGAGATAAAGGGAATCTCGAGCAGCAGCAACCCGCTGCGCACAGCCAAGAGCAGAGCCCAG GCACAGAAGGAGCTGCTGGACACAGAGCTGGACTTGTACAACAAGACCCAGACGGGACAGGACACTGCTCTGCTGAAGATCAAGTACACCCAGCTGCAAATTGAG GCGGCTAGACGGGGCATCCTGTCACCAGGACGAGGCCGGGGGGTCCTCACCCGGGGCCGCGGCGCTCTCAGGGCCCGGGGGAGGGGCTCCAGAGGACGGGGAAGAGGCGTGCATGCAGTCGTGGACTACCGGCCACGGGCGCTGGAGATTTGTGGTTTCACCGAGGCAGACCATGTCGACCTGCTGCCACACTTTGCT CAATTTGGAGAGATCGAAGATTGCCACATAGATGAAAACACGCTGTCTGCAGTCATCTCTTACAGGACAAGAGGCGAGGCAGAACAG GCGGCTCTTCATGGAGTGAGGTTCAACAACCAGACTTTACGCCTGGCCTGGCACAAGGCCGTGAAGACTCTCAGTGCTGCTCACGCTGATGAGGCAGAACAAGAGGATGATGAG TACCCGGAAGAGTCTCTGAGTGATGATGCACTGCTGCAGGAtgatgatgaggaagaggaCGACAACGAGCCTCGCTCCTGGCGCAGATGA
- the rbm26 gene encoding RNA-binding protein 26 isoform X2: protein MIIENLDALKTWLSETLEPICDADPSALAKYVVALVKKDKSEKELKALCIDQLDVFLQKETQPFVDKLFEAIDNKNYLPQPEPPSTLIKVEKDEQKKDESNREDDREKKVPRRVNHSPPQSSSRYSRDISSRRGDDRKRDDRSRKREYDRVPPRRDSYRDRYNRRRGRSYSRSRSRSWSKDRTRDRERDRIRSRSRSQSRTRSKSRERDSGKLKLDLAPVRPEGGDGYTPAALVPTATTSHFPVPTLSSTITVIAPTHHHSNNTTESWSDFRPGPPVDRVLFNRGPPPQQRKRCRDYDEKGFCMRGDMCPFDHGSDPVVVEDVNLPNMLPFQPPPLPGVDTPPPPGLPPPPPLMNPPPVNLRPPVPPPGSLPPSLPPVAGPPPPLPPLQPSGMDSPPNSMTSSVPTIVTSGMRSSLPQAALPLFLPDNYETDVYNPETDVYNPEAPSITNTSRPMYRHRVNAQRPNLIGLTMGEVDHPPRDKIPNNMRIVMESNARKRPPLSHDGGLPPKKPWFEKPNFNQPNHQGYHNRVPFSANAKLLVRQIPSELNNISKLNEHFSKFGTIVNLQVAFQNDPEGALIQFASPDEAKRAMQSPEAVLNNRFIRVHWYREEGGDGLSHPHQQPQTQPAMPSATSLKQSVKDRLGPMLNSEPSQDSSVASQQNCSKMSVKDRLGFSAQPAAPAEKVFSTSLGLTKTVYNPAALKAAQKNSEEALKKKQEFLLSSQQALRLQQDVRKKKHEILEKHIETQKLLISKVEKNKAIKAEDRANIMETLGMITKSITKLQEEIKGISSSSNPLRTAKSRAQAQKELLDTELDLYNKTQTGQDTALLKIKYTQLQIEAARRGILSPGRGRGVLTRGRGALRARGRGSRGRGRGVHAVVDYRPRALEICGFTEADHVDLLPHFAQFGEIEDCHIDENTLSAVISYRTRGEAEQAALHGVRFNNQTLRLAWHKAVKTLSAAHADEAEQEDDEYPEESLSDDALLQDDDEEEDDNEPRSWRR, encoded by the exons ATGATAATTGAAAACCTTGATGCCTTGAAAACATGGCTGTCTGAAACCCTCGAGCCCAT CTGTGATGCAGACCCTTCTGCCCTCGCCAAGTATGTTGTTGCTTTGGTGAAGAAAGACAAAAGTGAAAAGGAACTTAAAGCCCTTTGTATAGACCAGTTGGATGTATTTCTCCAGAAAG AGACACAGCCTTTTGTGGATAAGCTGTTTGAAGCCATTGACAACAAAAACTACCTCCCGCAGCCAGAGCCACCATCCACTCTGATCAAAGTTGAGAAAGACGAGCAGAAAAAAGATGAG TCAAACCGAGAAGATGATCGGGAGAAGAAGGTTCCTCGCCGGGTGAATCACAGCCCACCGCAATCAAGCTCTCGTTACAGCAGGGATATCAG TTCAAGGAGAGGAGATGATCGCAAGAGAGACGACCGTTCCAGGAAGAGGGAATATGACCGCGTCCCACCAAGGAGGGACTCGTACAGAGATCGCTACAATCGCAGAAGAGGCCGCAGTTACAGTCGTAGCCGAAGCCGGAGCTGGAGCAAGGATCGAAcccgagacagagagagagatagaattCGTAGCAGGAGCCGGTCACAGAGCAGAACTCGGTCTAAAAGTAGAG AACGGGATTCGGGAAAGTTGAAGTTAGATCTGGCCCCGGTCCGGCCCGAGGGGGGGGATGGCTACACCCCAGCAGCCCTGGTTCCCACTGCAACCACCTCACACTTCCCCGTGCCAACACTGAGTAGCACCATTACAGTCATTGCCCCCACACATCACCATAGCAACAACACCACTGAAAGCTGGTCGGACTTCCGTCCTGGGCCTCCTGTGGATCGTGTCCTTTTCAACAGGGGCCCACCCCCCCAACAGAGGAAACGCTGCCGGGACTATGATG AAAAGGGCTTCTGCATGAGAGGAGACATGTGTCCTTTTGACCATGGAAGTGACCCAGTGGTAGTGGAGGATGTCAATTTGCCCAATATGCTGCCCTTCCAACCTCCACCACTCCCAGGTGTGGACACCCCACCGCCTCCAGGTCTCCCCCCACCACCCCCTCTCATGAACCCCCCCCCTGTGAACCTGCGGCCCCCCGTGCCCCCACCAGGGTCTCTCCCTCCCAGCCTTCCACCTGTTGCAG gtccacctcctcctcttcctcctctgcaaCCGTCAGGCATGGATTCTCCCCCCAACTCAATGACCAGCTCTGTGCCCACCATCGTCACTTCTGGGATGCGCTCCTCACTCCCCCAAGCCGCCCTGCCACTCTTTCTTCCTG ACAACTATGAAACGGATGTGTACAACCCTGAAACGGATGTGTACAACCCTGAGGCTCCCAGCATCACCAATACCTCCAGGCCGATGTACCGCCATCGGGTCAATGCCCAGAGACCCAACCTGATTGGCCTCACAATGGGCGAGGTGGACCATCCACCCAGAG ACAAGATCCCGAACAACATGAGGATCGTTATGGAGTCTAATGCGAGGAAGAGACCGCCTCTCTCCCACGATGGAGGCCTCCCCCCCAAGAAACCTTGGTTTGAGAA accCAACTTTAACCAACCCAACCACCAGGGCTATCACAACAGAGTCCCATTCTCTGCCAACGCCAAGCTGCTGGTTCGACAAATTCCTTCGGAGCTCAACAACATCAGCAAACTCAATGAACATTTCAGCAAGTTCGGTACCATTGTCAACCTACAG GTGGCCTTCCAGAATGACCCGGAGGGCGCTCTGATCCAGTTTGCCTCTCCAGACGAGGCTAAGCGCGCTATGCAAAGCCCAGAGGCGGTCCTCAACAACCGCTTCATCAGGGTGCACTGGTATCGAGAGGAGGGGGGTGATGGCCTGTCCCACCCCCATCAGCAGCCTCAGACGCAACCAGCCATG CCCTCGGCCACGTCTCTTAAGCAGTCCGTCAAAGATCGCCTCGGCCCCATGCTCAACTCTGAGCCCTCACAAGACTCCAGCGTAGcctctcag CAGAATTGCTCTAAGATGTCAGTGAAAGACCGCCTGGGTTTCTCCGCCCAACCAGCAGCTCCTGCGGAGAAA GTGTTTTCCACATCTTTGGGGCTCACAAAGACGGTATACAATCCTGCTGCCCTGAAGGCGGCACAGAAAAACTCAGAGGAAGCCCTGAAGAAGAAACAG GAATTTTTATTATCTTCACAGCAAGCTCTAAGACTACAGCAGGATGTACGGAAGAAGAAGCACGAAATActggagaaacacattgagACACAGAAG CTCCTGATTTCCAAAGTGGAGAAGAACAAAGCAATAAAGGCAGAGGATAGAGCCAACATCATGGAAACGTTGGGCATGATAACCAAGAGCATCACCAAACTGCAAGAGGAGATAAAGGGAATCTCGAGCAGCAGCAACCCGCTGCGCACAGCCAAGAGCAGAGCCCAG GCACAGAAGGAGCTGCTGGACACAGAGCTGGACTTGTACAACAAGACCCAGACGGGACAGGACACTGCTCTGCTGAAGATCAAGTACACCCAGCTGCAAATTGAG GCGGCTAGACGGGGCATCCTGTCACCAGGACGAGGCCGGGGGGTCCTCACCCGGGGCCGCGGCGCTCTCAGGGCCCGGGGGAGGGGCTCCAGAGGACGGGGAAGAGGCGTGCATGCAGTCGTGGACTACCGGCCACGGGCGCTGGAGATTTGTGGTTTCACCGAGGCAGACCATGTCGACCTGCTGCCACACTTTGCT CAATTTGGAGAGATCGAAGATTGCCACATAGATGAAAACACGCTGTCTGCAGTCATCTCTTACAGGACAAGAGGCGAGGCAGAACAG GCGGCTCTTCATGGAGTGAGGTTCAACAACCAGACTTTACGCCTGGCCTGGCACAAGGCCGTGAAGACTCTCAGTGCTGCTCACGCTGATGAGGCAGAACAAGAGGATGATGAG TACCCGGAAGAGTCTCTGAGTGATGATGCACTGCTGCAGGAtgatgatgaggaagaggaCGACAACGAGCCTCGCTCCTGGCGCAGATGA
- the rbm26 gene encoding RNA-binding protein 26 isoform X6 — protein MIIENLDALKTWLSETLEPICDADPSALAKYVVALVKKDKSEKELKALCIDQLDVFLQKETQPFVDKLFEAIDNKNYLPQPEPPSTLIKVEKDEQKKDESNREDDREKKVPRRVNHSPPQSSSRYSRDISSRRGDDRKRDDRSRKREYDRVPPRRDSYRDRYNRRRGRSYSRSRSRSWSKDRTRDRERDRIRSRSRSQSRTRSKSRERDSGKLKLDLAPVRPEGGDGYTPAALVPTATTSHFPVPTLSSTITVIAPTHHHSNNTTESWSDFRPGPPVDRVLFNRGPPPQQRKRCRDYDEKGFCMRGDMCPFDHGSDPVVVEDVNLPNMLPFQPPPLPGVDTPPPPGLPPPPPLMNPPPVNLRPPVPPPGSLPPSLPPVAGPPPPLPPLQPSGMDSPPNSMTSSVPTIVTSGMRSSLPQAALPLFLPDNYETDVYNPETDVYNPEAPSITNTSRPMYRHRVNAQRPNLIGLTMGEVDHPPRDKIPNNMRIVMESNARKRPPLSHDGGLPPKKPWFEKPNFNQPNHQGYHNRVPFSANAKLLVRQIPSELNNISKLNEHFSKFGTIVNLQVAFQNDPEGALIQFASPDEAKRAMQSPEAVLNNRFIRVHWYREEGGDGLSHPHQQPQTQPAMQPSATSLKQSVKDRLGPMLNSEPSQDSSVASQNCSKMSVKDRLGFSAQPAAPAEKVFSTSLGLTKTVYNPAALKAAQKNSEEALKKKQQALRLQQDVRKKKHEILEKHIETQKLLISKVEKNKAIKAEDRANIMETLGMITKSITKLQEEIKGISSSSNPLRTAKSRAQAQKELLDTELDLYNKTQTGQDTALLKIKYTQLQIEAARRGILSPGRGRGVLTRGRGALRARGRGSRGRGRGVHAVVDYRPRALEICGFTEADHVDLLPHFAQFGEIEDCHIDENTLSAVISYRTRGEAEQAALHGVRFNNQTLRLAWHKAVKTLSAAHADEAEQEDDEYPEESLSDDALLQDDDEEEDDNEPRSWRR, from the exons ATGATAATTGAAAACCTTGATGCCTTGAAAACATGGCTGTCTGAAACCCTCGAGCCCAT CTGTGATGCAGACCCTTCTGCCCTCGCCAAGTATGTTGTTGCTTTGGTGAAGAAAGACAAAAGTGAAAAGGAACTTAAAGCCCTTTGTATAGACCAGTTGGATGTATTTCTCCAGAAAG AGACACAGCCTTTTGTGGATAAGCTGTTTGAAGCCATTGACAACAAAAACTACCTCCCGCAGCCAGAGCCACCATCCACTCTGATCAAAGTTGAGAAAGACGAGCAGAAAAAAGATGAG TCAAACCGAGAAGATGATCGGGAGAAGAAGGTTCCTCGCCGGGTGAATCACAGCCCACCGCAATCAAGCTCTCGTTACAGCAGGGATATCAG TTCAAGGAGAGGAGATGATCGCAAGAGAGACGACCGTTCCAGGAAGAGGGAATATGACCGCGTCCCACCAAGGAGGGACTCGTACAGAGATCGCTACAATCGCAGAAGAGGCCGCAGTTACAGTCGTAGCCGAAGCCGGAGCTGGAGCAAGGATCGAAcccgagacagagagagagatagaattCGTAGCAGGAGCCGGTCACAGAGCAGAACTCGGTCTAAAAGTAGAG AACGGGATTCGGGAAAGTTGAAGTTAGATCTGGCCCCGGTCCGGCCCGAGGGGGGGGATGGCTACACCCCAGCAGCCCTGGTTCCCACTGCAACCACCTCACACTTCCCCGTGCCAACACTGAGTAGCACCATTACAGTCATTGCCCCCACACATCACCATAGCAACAACACCACTGAAAGCTGGTCGGACTTCCGTCCTGGGCCTCCTGTGGATCGTGTCCTTTTCAACAGGGGCCCACCCCCCCAACAGAGGAAACGCTGCCGGGACTATGATG AAAAGGGCTTCTGCATGAGAGGAGACATGTGTCCTTTTGACCATGGAAGTGACCCAGTGGTAGTGGAGGATGTCAATTTGCCCAATATGCTGCCCTTCCAACCTCCACCACTCCCAGGTGTGGACACCCCACCGCCTCCAGGTCTCCCCCCACCACCCCCTCTCATGAACCCCCCCCCTGTGAACCTGCGGCCCCCCGTGCCCCCACCAGGGTCTCTCCCTCCCAGCCTTCCACCTGTTGCAG gtccacctcctcctcttcctcctctgcaaCCGTCAGGCATGGATTCTCCCCCCAACTCAATGACCAGCTCTGTGCCCACCATCGTCACTTCTGGGATGCGCTCCTCACTCCCCCAAGCCGCCCTGCCACTCTTTCTTCCTG ACAACTATGAAACGGATGTGTACAACCCTGAAACGGATGTGTACAACCCTGAGGCTCCCAGCATCACCAATACCTCCAGGCCGATGTACCGCCATCGGGTCAATGCCCAGAGACCCAACCTGATTGGCCTCACAATGGGCGAGGTGGACCATCCACCCAGAG ACAAGATCCCGAACAACATGAGGATCGTTATGGAGTCTAATGCGAGGAAGAGACCGCCTCTCTCCCACGATGGAGGCCTCCCCCCCAAGAAACCTTGGTTTGAGAA accCAACTTTAACCAACCCAACCACCAGGGCTATCACAACAGAGTCCCATTCTCTGCCAACGCCAAGCTGCTGGTTCGACAAATTCCTTCGGAGCTCAACAACATCAGCAAACTCAATGAACATTTCAGCAAGTTCGGTACCATTGTCAACCTACAG GTGGCCTTCCAGAATGACCCGGAGGGCGCTCTGATCCAGTTTGCCTCTCCAGACGAGGCTAAGCGCGCTATGCAAAGCCCAGAGGCGGTCCTCAACAACCGCTTCATCAGGGTGCACTGGTATCGAGAGGAGGGGGGTGATGGCCTGTCCCACCCCCATCAGCAGCCTCAGACGCAACCAGCCATG CAGCCCTCGGCCACGTCTCTTAAGCAGTCCGTCAAAGATCGCCTCGGCCCCATGCTCAACTCTGAGCCCTCACAAGACTCCAGCGTAGcctctcag AATTGCTCTAAGATGTCAGTGAAAGACCGCCTGGGTTTCTCCGCCCAACCAGCAGCTCCTGCGGAGAAA GTGTTTTCCACATCTTTGGGGCTCACAAAGACGGTATACAATCCTGCTGCCCTGAAGGCGGCACAGAAAAACTCAGAGGAAGCCCTGAAGAAGAAACAG CAAGCTCTAAGACTACAGCAGGATGTACGGAAGAAGAAGCACGAAATActggagaaacacattgagACACAGAAG CTCCTGATTTCCAAAGTGGAGAAGAACAAAGCAATAAAGGCAGAGGATAGAGCCAACATCATGGAAACGTTGGGCATGATAACCAAGAGCATCACCAAACTGCAAGAGGAGATAAAGGGAATCTCGAGCAGCAGCAACCCGCTGCGCACAGCCAAGAGCAGAGCCCAG GCACAGAAGGAGCTGCTGGACACAGAGCTGGACTTGTACAACAAGACCCAGACGGGACAGGACACTGCTCTGCTGAAGATCAAGTACACCCAGCTGCAAATTGAG GCGGCTAGACGGGGCATCCTGTCACCAGGACGAGGCCGGGGGGTCCTCACCCGGGGCCGCGGCGCTCTCAGGGCCCGGGGGAGGGGCTCCAGAGGACGGGGAAGAGGCGTGCATGCAGTCGTGGACTACCGGCCACGGGCGCTGGAGATTTGTGGTTTCACCGAGGCAGACCATGTCGACCTGCTGCCACACTTTGCT CAATTTGGAGAGATCGAAGATTGCCACATAGATGAAAACACGCTGTCTGCAGTCATCTCTTACAGGACAAGAGGCGAGGCAGAACAG GCGGCTCTTCATGGAGTGAGGTTCAACAACCAGACTTTACGCCTGGCCTGGCACAAGGCCGTGAAGACTCTCAGTGCTGCTCACGCTGATGAGGCAGAACAAGAGGATGATGAG TACCCGGAAGAGTCTCTGAGTGATGATGCACTGCTGCAGGAtgatgatgaggaagaggaCGACAACGAGCCTCGCTCCTGGCGCAGATGA